The Ptychodera flava strain L36383 chromosome 3, AS_Pfla_20210202, whole genome shotgun sequence region acaaaatttaagTTGTGTGTTCAAAATCTTAAGTTTTAAAAGGATGTCGCAGTAAAAACGTTTTCCAGTATTACCCGCTGCTTTGAGGGTTTCATATGTAATCTGGTATTTTTTATGTGAAACCACTTCGTCTCCATTTGTATAATACAATTTAAAGCTGTTATTTCAAATCATGTCGAAATGAGCAGTTTGCAACTTGTGATCTAGTGTAAGAGACAGCGAACAGCTATAGTCCCTTTGAAGAAGTTTAAAAGTCGATGTTTTGACCTCTTCGTTCTCACATTCGCATGGCAGCTCCTCAGTATTCCGTCGAGCATTCGTATTTTACGAAACAAAAGTCTCCTGTGTCTTTTCAGTGGTGCAGGTCGATCACTGCACAGTGTCATACTCTCAAGTACGGTACATCCGAAACCAATGTTTCCTCTGCCAGACAATGCACCTGtaaaacttacttttcaacacCACGATCTGCTGAATGCGTCGGTCAAGGATGTGAGTTGTGAATTCATAGAATACGGAGGTCAAGACGGGTAGGTAACCTTCCATAATTTCAAAGTGCGAAACGGGCACCTTCTGTACACAAGACAAAATTTACCCCAGGCTTCTATATAagctattttgtttaaaaacggTAAAATGTTTATATGTTCAACATTATTATAATCTTCAGTGTCTGAAACAAGTGGCTTTCATTGCAATTGCTGAAGGCATAACTCGACCATGTAGTTTGTCACATAACATCGTGTAATCGTTTACAGAAAGTGATTCAGTGATCAGTTTTTACAAATTAAACACGAGTAAGGATGAATGAACACATAGGTCATTCTGatacaaattaaattaatttcaaaggcgaTTTCTCCTTCGCTACTCAACTCAAGTCACTTATGTTACCCGCTATTATCACACACGGTGATCTGTGCCCACTTCCCGAAAATCTCTCAACACAATACAACGGTAATTCGGCCATCAACTGTATTGGCTAATTGTAGATAACACTATGCGTTAATAGGTACATTTCTATTACCTAACTTATAAGAATATACCGTCGCCATGGCAACAGACTCATGGTGATCATCAGGGCGTCTGGCGTCATAGAAACTTCAAATCGAAGGGGTTACGTTTTCACAGCTATTTCCTCATTCACAGTGTCGCATCGGTTATTTACTTTAATTGACACCTTACTCAAAAATGACTAATAACCTTCGTATTCTTTCTGAGAAAAACAAGAACATCCCAAAACAGGAAAGGAGGTAAACAAttttattacatgtacatttcgAGCATAAAACATGTAATATCTTCAGTATTTTTTGCTTTCAGGCAAACTATGTGGTGGAATTCTACAGGATGTCACGTTCACAGCACTAGTCAGACAGCAACGATCTGTTACTGCAACCATCTCACCAGTTTTGGTGTACTTGTTCGATTAAGAGACTTTGAAGTCAGTTTGCCAATTTTCAGTGTTGTTCTTCTTTGAAGAAATGACTCTTTGTCACCGTTGAGATCGCTCATTAGATGTTCATAATATGCTGCCGaacagaaattttcaagacAAGTCCTCCACTTGTACAAACATTTTATAATATACACATAGATAACCACTTAgatacgcacacacacacacacacacacacacacacacacacacaaaaatacacaatatatatatatatatatatatatatatatatatatatatatatatatatatatattatatatatatatatatatatatatatatatatatatatatacacttgtCATATTCTTCACCGTTTCGGCAATTGAAAACATTATTCGGACGCGGTGGAGTTATTTGTATTCGTAGTGTTGCCCAATAATGCCCTGCTTATGTATTCGTATAATGTGCATTTTAATTCGTAGGTACCAACAATTCATGTGACGTCATTGAAATTAATCAGTGTGATTGGCTGTGGCATTTCTTTATTCTCCATTGTCTTGACGATTCTAACATTTGCTTTGCTCGGGTAGGTCTCTTTATGTGTTGCTCGTTCAATTGCAAAAGAATGACAATTACCCCATTGGGTAAGGCATCGTAATAAACTCACATGTCTGGTATGTATTCTATTTGTCCTGTCAAACATAATTTCAATGTTAATAAAAAAGTTAACTAGGTAATAATATTATCTCCGTATTGTCTTATTTGCAAGTTAGACTAATGTTTCGACAGAGCGGCGTTTCTGATATGCCAAGTAAAAAtcgttttatagttttatcactgatcaaaataactttaaaaccattctgcgaaaagtttcaaaagtttaccTTTATATCTATATATCGATATATCTGTATATGAATCTGTGtcgaaaaattaaaataatttgccACTTTTcgtagatttttgaatttcatattcgATTTATCTTCGGCGTGTATGCGGGTCGAAGCTGAAGTTTTGGAAACCAAGACGATTGATTGTATTTATTGCCCCAAGGGCATTAGAATGAGCCAACATCAGAAAAGCATGGCGGGAAATTGATGTCCAAAGGTGCACTTTACCCTTGAAAAAGTGCCATCATTTGTCCGATAACTGTTGTTTATAATAAAGGGTGTAACATAAGCGTTTGAATGAGACATACGTTTGTATACATTTTACGACCTGATCTTCCAAATTAAATCTAAAGATTTTATTTCCCGTGCAGTTTATCGCAGATCTGTATAGTTAATTGTCTAAATAAAGGACATCTCTGATATTTCATATTCGAGGTTGCATACGCCAGAGCGCATTATCCAGATAAATCTATGCCTTGCCATTGGTATAGGACAAATTATATTTGTGGCCGGCATGAAACAGACAAGTAACAAGGTAATAATTGTCCTTTTAGACTTCACTATTGAACGATAATTGACTTCAAGAAGGAACTTATTTGAAACAGTCATTGCTAGCATAAAGTATGCCGTATTAAAACGTTATTCGTCCATAGGATAAAACGTCGAAAATCACCTGTACAAAGTCAATTTATCCGCTTATTGATTTTACTATGCACGTCTACTTACATTTTTCGAACTAGTCAGGTATTTGTACAAAATGTATGGTTATACAATATTAGTTTTACTTATTCATTCTACGTGTACATATTGATCTGCCCTCTAGAAAGGTACAACTCCAGATGTTTTTGAGAGCTACCTTGCTAAGGAAATATAGGGCAGCAAATGTATCAGTATGAAACTGATCTGAAGACTATTTCTCCTTGCCTATCACGCCAGATTGCTTGCACTGCAGTCGCCGCTCTTCTTCACTATTTCTTTACATCCGTCTTCTGTTGGATGTTGGTCGAGGGCATTCACCTCTATTTTCAACTGGTCGTGGTATTAAAAAAAGCTCTGAGGAGACGATTCATGGCTTACTATTTAATCGGTTGGGGTAAGTCCATTTACGGATCATGAGTGACTGAGTTATTTGGTTTGTCTCTTTGACAAACCAACCTCTAATTTGATCTGCACATGCCAAGTCTCCAAATGTTCGTACCTATCCTACATTTATAATCATTGCTCCATGAATGTGGTATCAGCACGTTCAGTCTCTGTGGCAAATATGTATATGcacaaaatgttatttgtatcgacaCAGGTGTCCCTTTGGTACTTGTGGCAATCTCAGTCGGCTTTGGACATGCTTATTACGGTACTGATGATAAGTAAGTATTCCGTTGTTTGTATTTCTTAGACATGAATCGAAACATTTGTTTCTAGGTAACTACTTGACATGAGAGCGTCGACAAATTGCCATATTTATTTATGAGTGACCTCTCATAAAAatatatgatatttttcaatTCACATAATTATCGAAAGGGTAGGAAGCACATTACATCATGCATCACTCAAGGAACAGATGACGAGTAAACTTGCTAAGGGGCACAACACCATGCCCGAATCTTGAGCCTACGATTCTCCACTTGTGAATTTGCAATTTGCCTCATTCTGGTCTCAGAATCACCATCCTTGTGAACCTCGAGCAAAATTATTCACTCTAAAAGATCTTCTTTCTAGAAACTTAAGTATGGCATCCGCCGAACACGATTTGCGACTTGAGTTGTACCTATAGCAAACTAGTGCAGTTGTCAGTTCTTTACAATATCGGAAACGGAAAATGGCAAAGGAGGATAATctcttgtcttaaaaatgttaatttcagtCATGTGATGAATTTAGGTTTTTCTTTTATATGTGCGGTGCGGTATTAAATTCTAATGTATCAATAGTTTGTTTtcgtttcaaattttacacttgtTTTCTTATTGTGTTGTCAAACGTGTAATTTATATTGATGATTCTCTTAATTGAAAATTCAACGCACAGCTGCTGGTTGTCGGTGGAAAGTGATATGATTTTTGCATTCATTGGACCAATGCTGGCTGTTATCCTTTTCAATTTGGTGATATTGGGCATAGCACTCCGAGTGATTTGCCGGCGAATCACAAACAAAACTGAAGACAAGTATAAGAATATCAGGTAACAAATGCGTTCAGTTCAAATACATTCCTATTTTTAGATATGCTTTCACCATTCGGCGTCAGGCAGACTcatgaaatataatatatatatatatatatatatatatatatatatatatatatatatatataacataaattacttcaagtataaaGTAATGGTATCTGTTACTTAGCTTCGAGCAATGTAATTTCCGACGacgacatctgtatacttcgatatatatatatatatatatatatatatatatatatatatatatatatatatatatatatatatatatatatatatatatatatatatatatatatatatatataatatatatatatatatatatcacacttCCGGATTTATatattcacattttgaaatgagcGAAACTTACATTAATGTTCAAATATTAATGTTATTATGATTCGGGTGAAACAATTTGCGAGTGTAACTCAAATTGTTCATGCATATATGTGAACATGTTCACAGATCAAGTCTGAAAGCTGCCATCCTTTTATTGCCATTGCTGGGCATGACTTGGCTGTTTGGTTTGCTGTCTGTTGACCGACACACCATCTTCTTTGAGTACGTATTTGCAGTTCTCAACTCACTCCAGGGTTTCTTCATATTCATCTTCTACTGTTGGACCAGTAAAGAGGTGAGGACAAAGTGTGCCTTTGAGAAGGATTTTGATATAGTCAATCTCGATTTCCTTTACAAAGTCATGAGTGCTTTCAACTTTGGCGGTTTGACTTTGTCAATTTCAGATAACCTAAAAAACTGAGCTCAAAATCGAGATGTTAATGACATATGCTTTCGgttgcatgataaaatttatcCATTGGAATTCATGACGAAAGAAAGTTTAAATAGGATCTTAATTGAATATTATTTGTACTCCAAAAAGCGAATCAAAACTTCAAGAGGTATTAAGCATTCCTAATGCAAAATGGAAGCATTTTTAAGGACATACTTACAAGCTTACAATAGAGAGTAAGTCAAGAGCCTTTCAATTCAAAACTACAAACAAATGAATCTTTGCAAcacttatttttaaatttaaatttacgatTTCACTTGGAAAAGATGTACTTTTTACTTTTAGGAGATCACTAGATTTTGTGTATGGTATTAGgaactttaaaagaaaaattacaaaaaacttTATAGCAATACAAGTACGTAGCTTTATTTATCATTGAAAACTGCATGGCCGAACTCCACACATCTTTGGTTTTCTGATGCTTTTTAAAAGAGTCTATTGAATCAAATTATAaatagcaacaaaaaacaacaaaattgtccCTCATTTAAAGAACTGGGCATTCTATTCACGGtatgtttgattttttgttgatcTGTTGTTACACTcagtaaaatgaaattaaaactaAGTCActaactcactcactcactcacttactCACTCAAATAAGTGACATTTCTAAAGACTAATTTTCCGTAGAACTTTCAGTAATTTATACAAATGGCATAAAAACATCTTTGTTCAGAGGAACATCGTTAAATATATGCAATTTGTTCTACACGACACCCTATCGCTTGCACAACGACATGCACTCTTTTATGAACGAATCATCCACATTGacgaaatttttaaaaaatcacattaGGAAAGAAAATCAACGACTTAAGCAAAGTCTGTTAATTAAATATAAAGTTCGAAAACTTACGTTACTGGACTTTCCATCAATAGCTAGTGATTGCAGACTTATTGAATTCCTTATCTCGTGTTACAATTACTCTACTTGAATGTCAAGGTAAGACACGTGTTACAATATTGTAAACTTGCGTTTCTGCCTTGCAGGTGCGCTCTCAGCTTGCTCGAAGGAAGATTGCTTTTCTGACGGCTCGAGGGCAAAGTGGGAGCGTTACAGTATGGTCAAGTTTTGGGATGACGACGAACCGTGTGATGCCTTCACGGCGAACTGCCACTGTGTCGGTTAACCATTGCTGAGCAGGAACACGTCAGCACACATCTACACACAAGCAGGCCGAGCTGACAAGCTATAAACTGCGTATCTAGATATAAAAAAACACGAACACaagaaaaagttgaaaaaatgaTCGAAAGTTACAACTACTGAGCCTTTGATATCGACGTTAGAGTGTTTCTCGACCAATTCGCAAATAATTGAGGACGGACATAACGAAAACTTTCTGTTTAATCCGTCGGGAATAAAAGCCATTGATCAACATTGAATGTTCATTTAGACTTGATGTAGTCATTATTATCGAAGCGTGGACGATTGGCTCATCATTCTCCAGAGCcgaagattttttttaaaattgatggCCCTG contains the following coding sequences:
- the LOC139125080 gene encoding adhesion G-protein coupled receptor D1-like, with amino-acid sequence MYQYETDLKTISPCLSRQIACTAVAALLHYFFTSVFCWMLVEGIHLYFQLVVVLKKALRRRFMAYYLIGWGVPLVLVAISVGFGHAYYGTDDNCWLSVESDMIFAFIGPMLAVILFNLVILGIALRVICRRITNKTEDKYKNIRSSLKAAILLLPLLGMTWLFGLLSVDRHTIFFEYVFAVLNSLQGFFIFIFYCWTSKEVRSQLARRKIAFLTARGQSGSVTVWSSFGMTTNRVMPSRRTATVSVNHC